A portion of the Tepidisphaeraceae bacterium genome contains these proteins:
- a CDS encoding PEP-CTERM sorting domain-containing protein, whose protein sequence is MNIAFTLTGTDTYSTTITRLAGGTPSTFTQSGTLAGAGDLTGFTLFNNNAGYGDSASNDQFFNSVSVTAVPEPATLGLLGLAGLTALRRRRGT, encoded by the coding sequence TTGAACATCGCGTTCACGCTCACCGGGACCGATACCTACAGCACCACGATCACCCGCCTGGCGGGCGGCACGCCATCGACCTTCACGCAGAGCGGCACGTTGGCTGGCGCTGGGGACCTGACCGGGTTCACCCTGTTCAACAACAACGCCGGTTACGGTGACTCAGCCTCGAACGACCAGTTCTTCAACAGCGTGAGCGTGACGGCCGTGCCCGAGCCCGCGACGCTCGGCCTGCTCGGTCTGGCTGGCCTGACCGCCCTTCGTCGCCGCCGCGGGACCTAA
- a CDS encoding right-handed parallel beta-helix repeat-containing protein: MLVWPGHPWFSFDKRIVSIDPQMRTFALGDDRDYTLRGGGGDQYYLRNVLAFLTRPGQCQIAHSRGRAYVWPRGGDGDGDVASREIIATTAANLLRLAADDGETIRNVHFRGLDLVGANGDLVYFSNAADCSVRFSRLAVAHGNGVHAEGAAQRVTIYGNLIEDHGGHGVRLAGLGYDTPDVNHGHVVENNHIRRCGYAEGPGYGVEITWSGRNKVLHNHIHDLPRYGTSIKGTHGGHLPAGDPAIEDLDQRASRNHSRDNLIAFNHIHHVNLESQDTGAMESWGPGRGNVYDHNLIHDTGTPEWDTQQAIYLDDASHGFTVTNNIVYNVRGNGGGLWCVFAKGVDVTIDNNVLVARPPIVYGIGSLAMAGERTSHHRYRRNIFYFTGTAAERAEAKAVIAPIDERWDPDRIIESDHNLIWDTSGDAPVFRIGGRRLSWDQWRAMPRGYERHSVVADPLFVDPEIHDYRLRPNSPALELGFKPIDVNRIGLKADFPARLPRG; the protein is encoded by the coding sequence GTGCTCGTCTGGCCGGGCCACCCGTGGTTCAGCTTCGACAAGCGGATCGTCTCGATCGACCCGCAGATGCGCACCTTCGCCCTCGGCGACGATCGCGATTACACGCTGCGCGGTGGTGGCGGCGATCAGTATTACCTGCGCAACGTGCTGGCCTTCCTCACCCGCCCGGGCCAGTGCCAGATCGCCCACAGCCGTGGCCGGGCGTACGTCTGGCCGCGCGGTGGCGATGGTGATGGTGATGTGGCGTCGCGCGAGATCATCGCGACCACTGCCGCGAACCTGCTGCGCCTCGCCGCCGACGACGGCGAGACGATCCGCAACGTGCACTTCCGCGGCCTCGACCTAGTCGGGGCCAACGGGGACCTGGTCTACTTCAGCAACGCCGCCGACTGCTCGGTGCGGTTCAGCCGCCTCGCGGTGGCGCACGGTAACGGCGTGCACGCCGAGGGGGCGGCCCAGCGCGTCACGATCTACGGCAACCTGATCGAGGACCACGGTGGTCATGGCGTGCGCCTCGCGGGCCTCGGGTACGACACGCCCGACGTCAACCACGGTCACGTCGTCGAGAACAACCACATCCGCCGCTGCGGTTACGCCGAGGGGCCGGGCTATGGCGTCGAGATCACCTGGAGCGGACGAAACAAGGTCCTGCACAACCACATCCACGATTTGCCGCGCTACGGCACGTCGATCAAGGGCACGCACGGCGGACACCTGCCGGCGGGCGACCCGGCGATTGAAGATCTTGACCAGCGCGCCAGCCGCAACCACTCGCGCGACAACCTGATCGCGTTCAACCACATCCACCACGTCAACCTCGAGAGCCAGGACACCGGCGCCATGGAGTCCTGGGGCCCCGGTCGCGGCAACGTCTACGATCACAACCTGATCCACGACACCGGCACGCCCGAGTGGGATACCCAGCAGGCGATCTACCTCGACGACGCGTCGCACGGCTTCACCGTCACCAACAACATCGTCTACAACGTTCGTGGCAACGGCGGCGGACTGTGGTGCGTCTTCGCCAAGGGCGTCGACGTGACGATCGACAACAACGTCCTCGTCGCCCGCCCGCCGATCGTTTACGGCATCGGCTCGCTGGCGATGGCCGGCGAGCGCACGAGCCACCACCGTTATCGGCGCAACATCTTCTACTTCACCGGGACCGCCGCCGAGCGCGCTGAGGCCAAGGCCGTTATCGCCCCGATCGACGAGCGCTGGGACCCTGACCGCATCATCGAGTCGGACCACAACCTGATCTGGGACACCAGCGGCGACGCGCCGGTCTTCCGCATCGGTGGCCGGCGGCTGTCGTGGGACCAATGGCGGGCGATGCCGCGCGGCTACGAGCGCCACAGCGTCGTGGCCGACCCGCTGTTCGTCGACCCGGAGATCCACGACTACCGCCTGCGACCGAACTCGCCGGCGTTGGAGCTGGGCTTCAAGCCGATCGACGTGAACCGCATCGGCCTGAAGGCCGACTTCCCCGCACGCCTGCCGCGCGGATAA
- a CDS encoding DNA-binding transcriptional regulator, which produces MMKSIFLILNTELSLTRQIFHGITEYGRTVPDWDLRLISFRAPQPVPDLVSEGAAGAIGHVVDGAVASAMSTGRVPWVNVSNYPLEPAWPVVTNHDARVGALVAHSLIERGFRHFAYVMLPWGGGSFMERGLGFMRAVEAAGGSWHCYPSAITTAGSGARGNPVPADMGRWLASLPKPLGVLACNDDWGEQVIDQCKAHGLAVPEDVAVVGVDNDDIRCELAPVPLSSVALGTRRIGFEAAALLDRLMRGEAAPRQRILIDPIGVVVRRSSDVLAVDDPDVAAAVRYIAAHASEPIDVQDVARATAVSRRALERRFRRALGRTPHDEVQRVHVARARELLAETDLPLPAVAKASGFMSRERMGHVFRQLTGTTPAAYRKGRR; this is translated from the coding sequence ATGATGAAATCCATCTTTCTCATTCTGAACACCGAGTTGTCACTGACGCGTCAGATCTTCCACGGGATCACCGAGTACGGCCGGACGGTGCCGGACTGGGACCTGCGGTTGATCTCGTTCCGCGCGCCGCAACCTGTGCCGGATCTGGTCAGCGAAGGTGCCGCCGGCGCGATCGGGCACGTGGTCGATGGCGCCGTCGCCTCCGCGATGTCGACGGGGCGCGTGCCTTGGGTCAACGTTTCGAACTACCCGCTCGAGCCGGCGTGGCCGGTGGTGACCAACCACGACGCGCGGGTCGGCGCGCTCGTGGCCCATTCGCTGATCGAGCGCGGCTTTCGCCATTTCGCCTACGTGATGTTGCCCTGGGGCGGCGGCAGCTTTATGGAGCGCGGCCTCGGTTTCATGCGCGCTGTGGAAGCCGCGGGTGGGTCGTGGCACTGTTACCCGTCGGCGATCACCACCGCCGGCTCTGGGGCGCGGGGCAACCCGGTGCCGGCGGACATGGGCCGATGGCTCGCGTCGCTCCCCAAGCCGCTCGGCGTGCTGGCGTGCAACGACGACTGGGGCGAACAGGTCATCGACCAGTGCAAAGCACACGGGCTGGCGGTTCCGGAGGACGTGGCCGTCGTCGGCGTGGACAACGACGACATCCGCTGCGAGCTGGCGCCGGTGCCACTCAGCAGCGTGGCGCTGGGCACGCGCCGCATCGGGTTCGAGGCCGCCGCCCTGCTCGACCGACTGATGCGGGGGGAGGCCGCCCCGCGGCAGCGCATCCTGATCGACCCGATCGGCGTCGTGGTCCGGCGGAGCAGCGACGTGCTGGCGGTGGACGACCCCGACGTCGCCGCCGCCGTGCGGTACATCGCGGCGCACGCCAGCGAGCCGATCGACGTTCAGGACGTGGCCCGCGCCACCGCCGTCAGCCGCCGCGCGCTGGAACGGCGCTTCCGACGGGCGTTGGGCCGTACGCCCCACGACGAGGTCCAGCGGGTCCACGTCGCCCGCGCCCGCGAGCTGCTGGCGGAGACCGACCTCCCGCTCCCCGCCGTCGCCAAGGCGAGCGGCTTCATGAGCCGCGAGCGCATGGGCCACGTCTTCCGCCAACTCACCGGCACCACGCCCGCCGCCTACCGCAAGGGGCGCCGTTGA
- a CDS encoding prepilin-type N-terminal cleavage/methylation domain-containing protein: MRRRNAFTLVELLVVIGIIALLISILLPSLNKARQTAYRVTCASNMRQVGLAMRMYANANGDQIVPASIQYDNDVAQNRPTFTFDRLIDPYIGGKKAGDAHADLQAKIWLCPVDPFPTRRGPAGSAGPRSYAMTYHAYPSAGDPFGPTSGTGIWAYVSGSGVVSTGNPGGGLVKFARVRNSSQALLLVERPQEQNFLGQGYSHITNRPAFQRQANSFAMLRDYPHGKASTRLASGGGASQGYAGRWNYLFADGHVETLTDVETCHPTRAWWGIYHLDEGWSPGGMWTVQTND; the protein is encoded by the coding sequence ATGCGACGCCGCAATGCCTTTACTCTCGTCGAACTGCTCGTGGTCATCGGCATCATCGCCCTGCTGATCAGCATTTTGCTGCCGAGCCTGAACAAGGCCCGCCAGACGGCGTACCGCGTTACCTGCGCATCGAACATGCGGCAGGTCGGGCTGGCCATGCGCATGTACGCGAACGCCAACGGTGACCAGATCGTGCCCGCGTCCATCCAGTATGACAACGACGTCGCTCAGAACCGGCCAACTTTCACCTTCGACCGCCTGATCGACCCCTACATTGGTGGCAAGAAGGCAGGCGACGCCCACGCGGACCTGCAGGCGAAGATCTGGCTCTGCCCGGTCGACCCGTTTCCGACACGGCGGGGTCCGGCCGGCAGTGCTGGGCCCCGCTCGTACGCGATGACGTATCACGCCTACCCCTCTGCCGGTGACCCGTTCGGACCGACGTCCGGGACCGGCATCTGGGCCTACGTGTCGGGCAGCGGCGTCGTCAGCACGGGCAACCCTGGCGGCGGGCTGGTGAAGTTCGCCCGCGTCCGCAATTCGTCGCAGGCGCTGCTCCTCGTCGAACGCCCCCAGGAACAGAACTTCCTCGGCCAAGGCTATAGCCACATCACCAACCGCCCGGCGTTCCAGCGTCAGGCGAACTCGTTCGCGATGCTCCGCGACTACCCGCATGGCAAGGCGTCCACGCGGCTCGCCAGCGGGGGCGGGGCCTCGCAAGGGTACGCCGGCCGGTGGAACTACCTGTTCGCCGACGGTCACGTCGAGACCCTCACGGACGTGGAAACCTGCCACCCCACCCGGGCCTGGTGGGGCATCTACCACCTCGACGAGGGCTGGTCGCCCGGTGGCATGTGGACGGTCCAAACGAACGACTGA